The genomic stretch catgtatatgcaatccacaaattactgtttccatagcaactgttaacttaatgtattttgtctacttaattttatcaatcatggaacaaaattgaattgctaaataaacaaaataatgtgtggcagtacagacacacaacacaaattgtatcatgaggaGTTATTCGTTTTAAGCTCATAgctgtacaaaatgttcaatttctgaatacacacctttttccagaaaatgtatttatgtttataataaacatgttaatgatgttcTATATTtgtccagaacatattttgttgattttctgtgctttttttggcttaaattctttaaaatagtaataaatatgaaaaaaagattttttttgtttccatggcaaccatgaATATTTACGGAATAATATTAGTACAATTAAttccgtactttgaaattaattatgttcatccagatacgcgatcaatggagatattatcaacacaaactgatcagcataacatgtaccgatactggttgaataaggacgtcatttcatccaaaacgggcattcagcatttatgacacacaaaaagtgaCAGACCCAGATGGGTCATAATCTTGTTCCCAGCCaaatatcttcaccgcctatgtaggatggccatgacttaatgatcgactatccattgtgactttttgaaaaatgcagctgcagccttgatttttataaacctgtatataataatgcatacacatactaaatcaataaaaaacttccgtcaaaacgtcttcttaaaaaaatatagtttgactatgtataaagatattgacatctatgtacatagtcgaactatcttttttaaagaactaaacttcttcccaagcacactaaatctagccccaggccttcagtgcctacggcgctttgattgTTCCTGAGAATAACTATCCGATATAATCATTTTCACGGGAAACAACTCTACTAGTCCGTGATTAACAGAGTACTGTACTGACTATTGTTTACCGCGTTGTTAGCAACTGTTTAACTTTGCGTGATTTCTTGAATTCACCGCGATGAGacaataaagaaaacattttttttcatacattttattggGGTCGAATTATTAAAGCTCCTAAATATTTCAATCCATTGATCTAGTTgtaaataacaatgtttttttattgcgTTGCGTATCGTTGAAGACGACAgatatcccagtgtgacccaaattcgacgatgtaacggttacatgaagcaatatttagcaaataatgaaagaaataaagaaatgtttaatagcacaaaataataattttaaactcggctgtatgaCTTTGAAAttattccaagacaataatcatccatttaatcaatgcaaatagaacatcgtcgaatttaggtgtcgtcgaatttgggttgcggTAGGATGATAGTTTCTGTGTTACGCTTAAATATATGCCGATTTCTTGGCTTTAAAgtaatgaaaatatattaaattagtttgcgaaatgtaaaataacatgtttaaaggaaaaaataacGTGTTTAAAGGAAAATAAGTACGTTTTATCGTTTTCCTTTTTCTTTCAGCCATAAATAGTAGCGTTATATTTCGAGTGAATTTTGAAAGAGACCATGACGTAGTGGTATAATTAGTGGCGTACCACGTTGGCGATCGTGGACCAATACTCACCTGCGGCAGGtaattttttccaattttatttttatttgacattAACTCGCATTTTTAAGCTATACAAAACACAATTAATAAGTGTTAATTAAGTGTAAACTctcttattttattaaactaatcatgtagtttgaaataaaatcaagGTACACGAGATTTGTAAATTCATTTCatgttatattacatttataatgCCATTTTATAAAACACTTATTACAGCTCCTTTTATGATAAATACTGATAGGgatgtattgtttatattttaaatatgttttattgcagGATCATCCGATGCATCAGTCCAAGTGCATAGTTTTCAGATGCAAACTTAAAGTTCGCCAGAGACGGCCTGTCAATAAGCATCTAAGAAAGTATCTTAGAAAACCTTTCTTGACATGTATTTCAGTGGATAAAGTTACTATAGCAACCatgttataatgtttattttcacaTCAACTTTGTTAacagtatgttgttgttttttagtgcAAGGGACGACTGTATCTTTGTTGACCGTTTATAAAGTTTTGAGTTTGTAACTTGTCGTGTTACTGCACATGAACAATGGCGTTTATAAGCGCAATATTGGTTTTTATATTTACTAAGTTTAATATTAACAGTTGATGCAGCAACAGccatatttattgatatattcaTGAGAGTATAATGACTGCGCTTGAAAATTGCcaattgataaatgttaagtATCGACAACTCAATGAATATGTATTTGTCTCAGCAAAAAAATGGTTACCATGTAAACGGAGGTTTTAGAATGCAAATTACTTGTATTGGCAATACTATGTATTGTTCTTAATATTGCTAATTAACATACTTAAATAATGGATACATGTAGCATTACTCACTTATTATGTAAAAATGGGTATGTGTGAAtgtgttgccatggcaaccatacCATATATGTTGTAACggttttaatatatgtttttcaaaactacacacattaaataattatttcaggtaatttttgtttataaattccaTAGGGCCATTTTCGACCCTAAGTGAACATAGTCCTTTAGTTTTTATATATTGGAGTTTCTGATTTTGCAGCCGCAACTGTTTTAGTTATAATAACGGTTTGTATTGCAACGATTGCCCTAAACAACTTtacttgtataaaaaataaacataataggCGTTACAATTTACCGGTTTGTagtaatatatgtatgcatttcgaTTTAAGATCGTAAATACACTCAACATTTATGcattaaatacattgtaaaagTATCTTTCGATTCCaggtaaaatgtaaaaaaatacacatacttTGACATAATCGGTTACTAAATAACATATGATATTGTACACTTGCGATTTCTATCAATAGTTTCTCATTAAGGCTTCATTCAGTTTAAAACAGAAGAAATCGGAGCCCACGGAGTCGCCGTTCTTTCGGAATCGGACGAGTGGTATATAGAGCATGACAGGAAATTGTAGAGCTCCGTGATTTTGTAGTGACTTTCTTTGACATAGTTGCGGAATATTGTGCCAAATATTAGGCAGTGCTGTCGTTGAAAAGACGTcaacaaattaatataattatcatgTAATTATATCATCCAGAATATGGTATTAAAATTAAAGAATTTATGTCACCATTTCACTTAAATAGTCAAGTCAAAATAAGCGAATACGATATTTTTATAATTCGATTACAGATACTTAAAATATTACTCATCTCTggattttaaatattgcaaaacatgaaaataaataacatcaAATAACATCACACGGACCTTTTCGAAATACATCGTAGACTTCTTCAACTGTTCTGCGTATTCCATGATTTCTATTTCCTTTAGGTTCACTTTCCATGACCTGAGTGTAGTAGCTGTGTTCTCCCATAACTGAATGATTCTCTTGAGCTGACCGTCTACGTCTTTGAGATAGATAATGGCATGACGCAGACTTTCGACATTGCACAGGCCAGCTGTAATGAAGAGGTTAACAATCAGGTTGTACTAACACAAGTTTAGTTTACATTACCATACGAAATTAATAAAACACATGCCACAATGATTCGATCAtcaaagttttttttcaatatgtcgTTTAATTGCAATGTATTCGACGGAAATTGTTCAAGAACATATTTTGAAAGCATAATTGCATAACATCCCCGTTTTGAATTGTACATAGTGTGGAATACTTTGCTTAATAAGCAAATGGATCTGATTCGAAAAGTAAACCAGTAGTTCAGTTAGGTAAATCTCCATAAACGTACATCAGTTGCATTGCTTGTAGAAACAACAGTCCCTTATACCTTTCAAATTTCTGAGTTCTTTCTTTTTTTGCAGCTGTTTATTGTCTTTCTCTTTAAGCTCATTCAGGCGCTTAATGACACTACGAAGTTCTTTCTGTATTCTACAATCTTCTGTTGATTTGGTTCCCGTCATGAGCTCCATAGAATTTAAGGAACAAACAGCAAACGTATCATAAACAGTGTACAAGTTAAAAAGCATTTTATAGTAAGGTGAACCCAAAGTGCATCCTCGTTGTTAAGTATTATGCCAGTGTCACTTTGAGCTAATCCGAGCATTATAAGTGCAGTTGTGTTTCAGTGTCTTCTAATAAAAAGTTATCATTCGACAAGTTTGGATTCAATATACACAATAGATAAACATGCAATATACCACGAGCTGGTCgtctaaaataatatattttaaaggcaTTTAAGAATATGCAATAATTTGAAGCAACGACGGCCGATTCAAGTGCAAAATTTGCCACAAGAGTGAGTGACGTTTTCCATGACAGAATAACCGCTTTGTGTTCTTAATCTGTAACATTTACAGACTGAAACTGGACAATTATATAACATAGGCATTTAAAATATAACGTTCGCTTCACAATACTGTATCCAAAACTAGAACAAGAATTACTTATTGTAATAAGTATGTTTTCCTCAGTATCAACCATGCAGATTTGTTGTGtactcttgtttatatgtttaaacCTTAATTAACATACATCTGTTATGAGCGTTTGCAAGCTATACACAATCATTTACATACATTAAgcaaacatgtataaatatattaagtgATTGAAATGACGTAGGGAATATTACTTACCCTTTTGATCTTCTTGTTGATCCAATTCTTAACGAAAGCGTAAGCGTGATCTTGCTCCTCTGAAAGAGTTCTGCCCATAATCAAGTAACACAAAATGTAAAAAGATATCTTCATCAAAATGTATTCCTTTAATGCAATGCAGCTAGCTATACAATCAttatttttccccttaaaaaagACAGAATAGCTGTATTGAGGAAATGTTGAATGCACTGACTTAAGCCCTTTTAATATTGTACGAACTTTAGTTAATTTCATGGATATCTATTGAACGTTTTATCATAATTACCGGCAACTTGAAGTTTCCGATTTCTCTCTTCATTCAATGATTCCAACTTTTTCTTTTGTTCTTCGAGATGTTTCTTTTCCACAGCAACCATGTCCTTCTGTTCTTCGTTTTCCAGTTCCTTTTTTAATTGCTTGATTTTTTCTTCGATGTAGTTGTTTCGTTCTGTTACGGACCTAATGCATGTTTTAACCTCCAATTGAAGAAGGAGGTAGCtacaaatatacacattaaaaaaatgttttcttgatATGCAGATATAATAACTTCTATCACAAATCCCAATACAAATGTTGATTTTATATGTATAGACGTCGACCACTTCAAGTGTTGAAAGGTAAATGTAATGTGTTGTGCCAAGGAACAATATGTTATAGCGAGGTCCAGAGGTCGACCTCCACTTCAATTAAAAACACAATATCCTGAATAATCAAAAACACATATATAGCGAATATTCGGTCCTGTTTCTCTTGATTCCATCGTAGTGTTTTCTTTAATTAAGAAAAgccaaaaaacaacatttgtgttgtgcaaacattaatttaacaacGATTTTCTAACTCCTTCAtcagaatataaaatatatgcaaatattgGAACTGTTGTTGAGCGATAACATAACGTTATTTAGCGTAAAAGTCGAATAGCAATTGatacatgaaaaaaacaacagtactGTTAAAACAGTACATAGACAGTAAATAGTGAAGCACAATTCTGATGCAAATaacagcaaaaataaataaacaccatttagcggaaaaaacaacaacgtatAACTACCACACATATGTATCCATTTACATGCAGTTAAACTGAAAACATTAGGATAATTTCCATTTGAAACCAGGGTTTTCAACATGTGTAGAAAGCCTCCTTACATAAACGATTTATGTTAAAATAGGCAAAACTATTTGGCGTTGTGCCAAATTGGACATGTAAGTGTTGCATTTATTAAAATTGCGATCTTTAAGAGCAGAAACGTGTAAGAACTGTAATTTTAGATATAAACACCAGGTTGACTTGTCTGTCAAGCATATTGTCcattacatattaaatatattattaaaaaatcgaCAATTTTAGATTGACTGTTTGAATTGTGTCGCAATTAGAATGTCTCCAAATTTTACGTCATAAGTGAAGGTAGATCTCTAATGTATACGTATAGACTGGCAAAATCATCATCTGCTGCGTCTTTTAGTGAAAAACGTTCAATTAGTTTTCATATTCAGATCggaaataataacataattattaaagttttagtcattttttaacaACAATTGGCTGAAATTTATCTGTTACACATTCAAAATCGTGATTCTTTGATGTCTTGACTATGTATCCATATCGGTGAATAAAGCGGCTATATTCGGTAATTACGAATATTTTCTGTGTAAAAAAGCAGTAAACTTATTTCCTCCGCACCAGTGGGATTCTTTAAGCTTTTTTGTTGATCTCTATCAGATGTGCGTACCTTTTTTGCGTGTCCTCCGATTCCTTTTTCATGGACTCAGCATATTCAATTATCTGACAAAAAACGCGAATAATTATTCGCCGTTCCTAAAATAGAAACACCAATAACCGTAATGTGCATGAGTTTCATTAATACTATCATTAACGTATCCATCAGTTTCCTAATATTGATATCCCGCCCCTAAAAGTATGCATCAGTCTCATAAAACTAAACTGATATCTCGCACCTAAAAGTATCCATCAGTTTCCTAATATTGATATCCCGCCCCTAAAAGTATACATCAGTTTCCTACTCATGATATCCCGCCCCTAAAAGTATGCACCAGTCTCATAAAACTAAACTGATATTTCGCACCTAAAAGTATCCATCAGTTTCTTAATATTGATATCCCGCCCCTAAAAGTATACATCAGTTTCCTACTCATGATATCCCGCCCCTAAAAGTATGCACCAGTCTCATAAAACTAAACTGATATCTCGCACCTAAAAGTATACATCAGTTTCCTTATAATTATATCCCGCCCCTAAAAGTATCCATCAGTTTCCTTAAATGATATCCCGATCCTTAAAGTAAACATCAGTTTTCTAATAATGATATGCCGCTTCTAAAAGTAAACATTAGTTTTCTTATAATGCTATGCCGCTCCTAAAAGTAAACATCAGTTTTCTGATAATGATATCTCAATCATAACATTATACATCAATAACCTAATAATGATATAATTTTCCTGAATGTATATATGAGTTTCctaataatgttatataaatCCTTACAGTATGCATTAGTTAACTTATAATGATTTCCCACTCATTAAAGTACACATTCGTTTTCATATAATTATATCTCAATCCTAACAGTATACAGCAGTTTGCAAACAATGATATTCCGCTCGTAAAAGTATACATCAGTTCCTGAAGAATAATATCCAAATCCCAAAAGTATACAACATTTCCCTTATACTTATATCCCAATCATTAAAGTATGTATCCATTAccttaaagtttaattaaaactAATTGTGTCTTGAAATGTTATCCCTAACCTTAAAAGAAATAGCGATTCGCAAAGCGGGTAGGGTTATTCATCTTTTTTCCACTTCATGCATTAAACTATTGCTCAATTACAAAACACACAACTTTGTTAGATGCTAACAAGTCCCAAaaagttgtattttaaatgaagAAATTTACAACTTTGGAACATGAATTGAAATGAACCACCAAATTtgaatacatataaattataaaatatttatattgtttaatttcgTTTTTCTTTTAAATGCAGACCATCATGTAACATGCCTGCGAATCAATGGCACGCAAAATTATCGGAATCATTGTCTTGATGATGTGATCAGCAAATATCATGAATTTTTTCATCAGGCTTGATGTCTTCTGGTGCTGGGACCTCGCCGCGTGCGCCATCATTCGAACcttgcagcaaatacaaataaatatttagtaaacaaaaacatttaaagatGACAATTAAAGTTTAAACGGGCATATCATTCATTTATACCATGATTGTACAGAGAAAAAACTTGAAACATTATCTCTTGATagttattaaagtttattagTCTGCTGCCGATTCTATTGTCTTAAATAAAGTCCCAAACAAAGAATATTATGTGAAGTTATATTCACTAAAgcattcttttttatttgtttttaacagtATTATGTATTATGAATTGAATAAAGGCAGTAATCATTTACCTTTTGGCGACATCGGGGTGATCCGGAAGACTCAGAAAGGCGCGTTCTAGACAATAAGCAACATTGCATTGAGCACCGTCCAAATAGTTTACCATTGTCGTTGCGGTGCTCGCAGCCGTACTTCTTTGTGTTTGCAGGAACACAACAATTGACGTTTCGGTGCTCGCCATCGTAGAACTTTTTATTTCCGAG from Dreissena polymorpha isolate Duluth1 chromosome 10, UMN_Dpol_1.0, whole genome shotgun sequence encodes the following:
- the LOC127848572 gene encoding uncharacterized protein LOC127848572 isoform X4; this encodes MTIFIKDLRSFILKEKQNIQRLATKRQPLKSWTQSVIQGQDKKKRLPIMSWKKMMQRWRATKRQPLKTWKLKMIPCRDTKRKKKVIECLEKKTQTFEEVGKQRDTMANNETPTVDTKVPQTVKATMASNETSKVEDKETERVLIASNKMSTDEFLKLVSVQISIASTKMPTFHVSEIKSSSMASTETSNAVVLQTQRSTAASTATTMVKHLDGAQCNVAYCLELAYLSLPDHPDVAKKDRMMAHAARSQHQMTSSLMKRIIIFDDHIIRTMIPIFLRAIDSQERQKIICVFRQIIEYAESMKKESEDTQKSSTMASTETSIVVFLQTQRSTAASTATTMVNYLDGAQCNVAYCLERAFLSLPDHPDVAKKVRMMAHAARSQHQKTSSLMKKFMIFADHIIKTMIPIILRAIDSQERRIIIRVFCQIIEYAESMKKESEDTQKSYLLLQLEVKTCIRSVTERNNYIEEKIKQLKKELENEEQKDMVAVEKKHLEEQKKKLESLNEERNRKLQVAEEQDHAYAFVKNWINKKIKRLMTGTKSTEDCRIQKELRSVIKRLNELKEKDNKQLQKKKELRNLKAGLCNVESLRHAIIYLKDVDGQLKRIIQLWENTATTLRSWKVNLKEIEIMEYAEQLKKSTMYFEKHCLIFGTIFRNYVKESHYKITELYNFLSCSIYHSSDSERTATPWAPISSVLN